In Candidatus Vicinibacter proximus, the following are encoded in one genomic region:
- the tsaD gene encoding tRNA (adenosine(37)-N6)-threonylcarbamoyltransferase complex transferase subunit TsaD: MAVLVDGKVASNVTYNQAIHAKYGGVIPEWASRKHMEAIVPVMEEALLNAHCSLQDLDGIAVTRGPGLMGSLVVGLCFAKGLSYSLDIPMMVVNHLEAHVLSLLIEEPKPEFPFLCLTVSGGHTQLVIVRDYDQLEVIGHTLDDAAGEAFDKTGKLLGLTYPAGPEMDKLADLGRPIFKFPISKMKELDYSFSGLKTSVLYFLQDRLKEDPSFIHNHLNDLCASIQHTIVEILCHQLVKASEQNGLKRIGIAGGVSANSGLREKLHALAQKHSWEVFMPKLEYCTDNAAMIAMGGFQKWKKGIFAEDDIEPLARMPIGT, encoded by the coding sequence ATGGCAGTATTAGTGGACGGAAAGGTGGCATCCAATGTTACTTACAACCAAGCTATTCATGCAAAATACGGAGGCGTAATTCCTGAATGGGCCTCCAGAAAGCATATGGAAGCAATAGTCCCCGTGATGGAAGAAGCCTTGTTGAATGCTCATTGTAGCCTTCAGGATTTAGATGGAATTGCGGTAACCCGAGGTCCGGGTTTAATGGGGTCTTTGGTAGTAGGTCTGTGTTTTGCCAAGGGATTGTCTTACAGCCTGGATATTCCCATGATGGTCGTCAATCATTTGGAAGCTCATGTGCTATCACTCCTGATAGAGGAACCCAAACCTGAATTTCCTTTTTTATGTTTGACGGTATCCGGTGGACATACACAGTTGGTGATCGTACGTGATTACGACCAATTGGAAGTAATTGGCCATACCCTGGACGATGCAGCGGGGGAGGCTTTTGACAAGACTGGTAAGTTGTTGGGTTTAACTTATCCTGCTGGTCCGGAGATGGATAAGTTGGCAGATTTAGGCCGGCCGATATTTAAATTTCCAATTTCCAAAATGAAAGAACTAGATTACAGTTTTTCAGGACTAAAAACTTCTGTACTTTACTTTTTACAGGATAGATTAAAAGAAGATCCATCATTTATTCATAATCATTTGAACGATCTGTGCGCTTCCATTCAGCACACCATTGTGGAAATTCTTTGTCATCAGTTGGTAAAGGCATCCGAACAAAATGGTCTAAAAAGAATCGGAATCGCAGGAGGAGTTTCTGCCAACAGTGGTCTGCGTGAAAAGCTTCATGCACTTGCTCAAAAACACAGTTGGGAGGTGTTTATGCCAAAGTTGGAATATTGTACCGACAATGCCGCCATGATTGCCATGGGTGGATTTCAAAAGTGGAAGAAAGGTATATTTGCGGAGGACGATATTGAACCGCTGGCAAGGATGCCGATAGGAACTTGA
- a CDS encoding helix-hairpin-helix domain-containing protein, which yields MGNLQTENLYLSQKERLGLGLLILTLFIFILVPYLWRSKLTPISLSDLPKETDVKSHPQSIEKKLKESSTEKQIFPDPKTKNKITTQMFQLFYFDPNHLNTKESIQLGIPPRAYSNLQKYLKAGGKIKKAEDLQKIYGIDAELLNKLRPYVKSSEETKLTELKELSDTSLSAPAKIIEPFEINSATEEEWKSLPGIGEKLSARIIKYKTALGGFLDKSQVCEVYGISDSLCLVISNYLQCTPQLSKIKVNSADMDELEMHPYLNRKQSEFIINYRRQHRTIKNLDELKSTGFFKKEELAKIEPYLAFD from the coding sequence ATGGGAAATTTACAAACCGAAAATTTATATCTATCTCAAAAAGAAAGATTGGGTCTTGGACTACTGATCCTCACACTTTTCATTTTTATTTTGGTGCCCTATCTGTGGCGATCTAAACTGACGCCAATATCGTTGAGTGATTTGCCTAAGGAGACTGATGTAAAAAGCCATCCACAAAGCATCGAAAAAAAATTAAAAGAATCTTCTACAGAGAAACAAATTTTCCCTGATCCAAAAACAAAAAATAAAATCACCACACAAATGTTCCAGCTATTTTACTTTGATCCAAATCATTTGAATACAAAAGAGTCCATCCAGTTGGGCATTCCACCACGAGCTTATTCGAATTTACAAAAATATCTGAAGGCCGGAGGAAAGATAAAAAAAGCAGAGGATCTTCAAAAGATTTATGGAATTGATGCCGAACTATTGAATAAATTAAGACCTTATGTCAAGTCTTCAGAAGAAACTAAACTTACAGAACTTAAAGAACTCTCTGACACAAGTCTTAGTGCTCCCGCAAAAATAATTGAACCTTTTGAAATTAACAGTGCCACCGAAGAAGAATGGAAATCTCTTCCCGGTATCGGGGAAAAATTATCTGCCCGAATAATTAAATATAAAACTGCTCTGGGTGGGTTTCTGGATAAAAGTCAGGTTTGTGAAGTCTATGGTATCAGTGACAGCCTATGCCTGGTCATTTCCAATTACCTCCAGTGTACACCGCAGCTCAGCAAAATAAAAGTGAATTCCGCGGACATGGACGAACTTGAAATGCATCCATATTTAAATCGCAAACAATCGGAATTTATCATAAACTATCGAAGACAACATCGGACAATAAAAAATTTGGATGAATTGAAATCGACAGGCTTCTTCAAAAAGGAAGAACTTGCTAAAATTGAACCCTATTTGGCATTTGATTAG
- a CDS encoding RsmD family RNA methyltransferase, whose protein sequence is MRISGGSLRGRTFYPPANNWPTRPTTDISRTALFNILNNLLDFEEVHMLDLFGGTGAHSYEMVSRGCTEVTYVDKFIPATKFVQQKINEFKIDGLIKIVHSDYLLYIKTCKLQYDYIFAGPPYGLEKLNQIPDQIFQANILKADGLFVLEHNPEHDFTKHPNFWQQRNYGQTIFSFFRYDQKSTEEEE, encoded by the coding sequence ATGAGAATTTCCGGAGGCAGCTTAAGAGGTAGAACCTTTTATCCACCGGCCAACAACTGGCCTACCAGACCTACCACAGACATTTCTAGAACTGCCTTATTTAACATACTGAATAATTTATTGGACTTTGAAGAAGTCCATATGCTGGACCTCTTTGGAGGAACAGGTGCCCATTCCTATGAAATGGTATCGCGTGGATGCACGGAGGTCACTTACGTAGATAAGTTTATTCCTGCTACAAAATTTGTCCAACAGAAAATTAATGAGTTTAAAATTGATGGCCTGATCAAAATCGTTCACAGCGATTATTTATTATACATCAAAACCTGCAAACTTCAGTACGATTATATTTTTGCCGGTCCTCCGTATGGCCTTGAAAAATTAAACCAAATTCCTGATCAAATATTCCAGGCGAACATTCTTAAGGCGGATGGCCTTTTCGTTTTAGAACACAACCCGGAACATGATTTCACCAAACATCCAAATTTTTGGCAACAAAGAAATTATGGCCAGACCATTTTCAGCTTCTTCAGGTACGATCAAAAAAGTACAGAAGAGGAAGAATAA
- a CDS encoding ComEC/Rec2 family competence protein, giving the protein MIRALLAQPFLYVTVWFAICLQIPKEYVYIFLASVLLIFPSIYFYFKVKYKSEFNGLLYLVLFSQLFAFRWYAHQQENHPEDVPKMLNMDRQMVSIKEIESVDSLIQLTVNIDLPEKSYSARIKVAQQKDSASFFPGDHIMITGKLIRPAPSFQFDPFDYAEYLEYKHIQYINRDEIRIYHPHNPSPLNIRKLAYQAKIYICHILLESIQNKEYGGLLVAILVGDKGLVSERIKNQFIATGTAHILAVSGMHLGMLYAMLTFLMNSFSKNFPAVKKSQTSIILILIWFFAFITGLSPAILRAAVMFSLLEVGVFLRRKTHGINILFGSVFLMMYHNPCILKDIGFQLSFMAVLSILMFQAPIMKLLRSSNKIWNYIAEIAGVSLAVQFLITPISSFYFGSFPTYFLLTNIVWVPLSFILMILGIIILLLSTVYLPIGMVTGSCCAWSIQAGLFFFDLVEKWPLYKLDRLIIYPEQLLLIYLSFLSLFFWMKFHFKAMLFAAVLFLISLTASYPIRILKFCKETEWVFHSKNKESILDIRTGLKVFSFIEKNQQVPGLNYYHLYHQIKEREIIRLDQNFAYKFSLDSDSLSWNINWNKMKNDQPVDGKNVLLIRNAKNIDTCMLLDYRPDLVVLCRQNPPYLIRQMTEFLHAAKLTYVDLRTGTQMIKY; this is encoded by the coding sequence ATGATCAGAGCCCTGTTAGCACAGCCCTTCCTGTATGTGACAGTATGGTTTGCCATTTGTCTGCAGATTCCAAAAGAGTATGTCTACATATTTCTTGCATCGGTATTATTGATCTTTCCTTCGATATACTTTTACTTTAAAGTAAAATACAAATCTGAATTTAATGGACTATTGTATCTTGTTCTGTTCAGTCAGCTCTTTGCATTCAGATGGTATGCACACCAACAAGAGAATCACCCGGAAGATGTACCAAAAATGCTTAACATGGACCGTCAAATGGTTTCGATTAAAGAAATCGAATCTGTTGACTCACTCATCCAATTGACTGTTAACATCGATCTGCCTGAGAAAAGTTATTCTGCCAGAATCAAAGTTGCCCAACAAAAAGATTCTGCTTCCTTTTTTCCGGGAGATCATATTATGATCACCGGAAAACTGATACGACCTGCACCTTCTTTCCAATTCGATCCTTTTGACTATGCTGAATATTTAGAATACAAACACATTCAGTACATCAACCGGGATGAAATCAGAATTTATCATCCGCACAACCCCTCTCCTTTAAACATCAGGAAACTAGCCTATCAGGCAAAAATTTATATCTGCCATATATTATTGGAAAGTATCCAGAATAAGGAATATGGTGGTTTGTTGGTTGCCATACTGGTTGGGGATAAAGGATTGGTAAGTGAGCGGATTAAAAATCAATTTATTGCTACCGGAACTGCTCATATTCTTGCTGTATCCGGCATGCATCTGGGAATGCTTTATGCCATGCTAACTTTTTTGATGAATAGCTTTTCGAAAAACTTTCCTGCAGTAAAGAAATCACAAACTTCCATCATACTCATCCTCATTTGGTTTTTTGCTTTTATAACAGGACTTAGCCCTGCGATTTTAAGAGCTGCAGTGATGTTCAGCCTTCTTGAAGTAGGGGTGTTCCTTAGACGCAAAACCCATGGAATAAATATATTGTTTGGCTCAGTATTCCTGATGATGTATCACAATCCATGCATACTGAAAGACATTGGATTCCAACTGTCATTTATGGCAGTGCTCAGCATATTGATGTTTCAGGCACCCATTATGAAACTGTTGAGAAGCAGCAATAAAATCTGGAATTATATAGCGGAGATAGCAGGAGTGAGTCTTGCGGTGCAATTTCTCATTACACCGATCAGCAGTTTTTACTTCGGGAGTTTTCCTACTTACTTTTTATTGACCAATATTGTTTGGGTGCCACTTTCCTTTATCTTAATGATTTTGGGAATAATCATTCTCCTTCTGAGTACTGTTTATTTACCCATCGGTATGGTAACCGGAAGTTGTTGCGCATGGAGCATTCAGGCCGGATTATTCTTTTTTGATCTTGTAGAAAAATGGCCGCTGTACAAACTGGATCGACTCATTATTTATCCTGAGCAACTACTGCTTATATATTTATCCTTCTTATCTCTGTTTTTCTGGATGAAATTTCATTTTAAGGCAATGCTTTTTGCTGCAGTGCTATTTCTCATTAGCCTTACCGCAAGCTATCCAATAAGAATCCTTAAATTCTGTAAGGAAACTGAGTGGGTATTCCATTCGAAAAACAAAGAAAGTATTTTAGACATCAGAACAGGATTAAAGGTATTCTCCTTTATCGAAAAAAATCAGCAAGTGCCTGGATTAAATTATTATCATTTGTATCATCAGATTAAAGAAAGAGAAATCATCAGACTGGATCAAAATTTTGCTTACAAATTTAGCCTCGATTCAGATTCCTTATCCTGGAATATAAATTGGAACAAAATGAAAAATGATCAACCCGTAGATGGTAAAAATGTATTGCTGATCAGAAACGCAAAAAATATAGACACTTGTATGCTGCTGGATTACAGACCGGACCTTGTTGTACTGTGCCGACAAAATCCACCTTACTTAATAAGGCAAATGACCGAGTTTCTTCATGCAGCAAAACTGACTTATGTAGACCTACGCACAGGCACTCAAATGATAAAATATTAA
- a CDS encoding ABC transporter ATP-binding protein, whose translation MKHLFTLNPLILKYKSKLIAGILFISLSNIFRIFQPQAIREALDEIVAFVKLNPEQRNGEELISNLMYFGLIVLGCALMMGIFMYFMRQTIIVMSRLIEYDQRKEIFDHYLSLDAGFYKKFKIGDVMSRISEDVNKVRMYLGPAFLYGFNLITLFIIVIVTMFKVNFWLSVYTLLPLPLLSFIIYKVSNLINKRSEKIQRQLARLTSMAQEAFSGIRIIKSFNREENWKQKFDLESNRYKDLSLELNRVEALFFPSMFLLIGLSTLITIYVGGLDVFKGTVTPGNIAEFVIYINMLTWPVSAIGWCASIIQQAEASQKRINEFLNLSPQVKTKIQADKFPEPLDINFDHVSFHYPENEIEALKEISFSLPHGKHIAIVGKTASGKSTIAELLVRMYDPNSGAISIGGNDIRNLDLIQLRKAISYVPQDVFLFSDTIAANILFGEDNHVVNTMEKIQRASEAAAIDKEIESFSNQYQTIMGERGVTLSGGQKQRISLARALMKPASIFILDDCLSAVDANTEEHILRELNQELQNKSLILISHRLSQTKEMDEILVIDHHRIVERGNFEELIEAKGLFWKMYQTEIAGRNEDYLIAVR comes from the coding sequence TTGAAACATCTCTTTACGCTCAACCCGCTTATTCTCAAATACAAAAGCAAGTTGATTGCTGGTATCTTGTTCATTTCACTTTCCAATATTTTTAGAATTTTTCAACCCCAGGCCATTAGGGAAGCCCTGGATGAAATAGTTGCCTTTGTAAAACTGAATCCTGAACAAAGGAATGGAGAAGAGTTGATCAGCAACCTCATGTATTTTGGTTTAATTGTGCTGGGATGTGCGCTTATGATGGGCATCTTTATGTATTTCATGCGACAGACCATTATTGTCATGTCCCGACTCATAGAATACGACCAGCGAAAAGAAATTTTTGATCATTATCTTTCTCTGGATGCCGGCTTCTACAAAAAGTTCAAGATAGGTGATGTGATGTCCAGAATCAGTGAAGATGTAAACAAGGTAAGGATGTATCTGGGACCAGCTTTTCTCTATGGATTTAATCTGATCACACTCTTTATCATTGTCATTGTAACCATGTTCAAAGTCAACTTCTGGCTTTCTGTGTACACCTTACTGCCATTGCCCCTTCTGAGCTTTATCATTTATAAAGTGAGTAATCTGATCAATAAAAGATCGGAAAAAATTCAGCGACAATTGGCCAGGCTCACCAGTATGGCTCAGGAAGCTTTTAGCGGGATCAGAATTATCAAGTCCTTCAACCGGGAAGAAAACTGGAAACAAAAATTTGATCTCGAAAGCAACCGTTATAAAGATCTTTCTTTGGAATTGAACCGCGTGGAAGCCCTGTTTTTTCCATCTATGTTTCTTCTCATTGGACTAAGTACATTAATTACCATTTATGTGGGTGGTCTTGATGTGTTCAAAGGAACCGTAACCCCCGGAAACATTGCAGAATTTGTAATTTACATCAACATGCTTACCTGGCCTGTTTCAGCCATTGGTTGGTGTGCCTCTATTATCCAGCAGGCAGAAGCTTCCCAGAAAAGGATTAATGAATTTCTGAATTTATCCCCACAGGTCAAAACAAAAATTCAAGCGGATAAATTCCCTGAACCATTAGACATAAACTTTGACCATGTTTCCTTTCATTATCCTGAGAATGAAATTGAAGCATTGAAAGAAATATCCTTCTCTTTACCTCATGGAAAACACATTGCCATCGTAGGCAAGACCGCATCAGGAAAATCCACCATCGCAGAATTATTGGTCAGGATGTATGATCCGAATTCCGGTGCGATAAGCATTGGAGGTAATGACATTAGAAATCTTGACCTGATCCAATTAAGAAAAGCAATTTCCTATGTACCACAGGATGTCTTCCTGTTCTCTGACACCATTGCAGCGAACATCCTTTTTGGTGAAGACAATCATGTGGTGAACACCATGGAAAAAATCCAGCGAGCCAGTGAAGCTGCTGCCATCGACAAAGAAATTGAATCTTTCTCTAACCAATACCAAACCATCATGGGGGAAAGAGGAGTAACGCTTTCCGGTGGTCAAAAACAAAGAATTAGCTTAGCCAGGGCGCTGATGAAACCTGCTTCCATTTTTATTCTGGATGATTGTTTGTCTGCTGTGGATGCAAATACGGAGGAGCATATTCTCCGAGAACTGAATCAGGAACTTCAGAATAAAAGTTTGATCCTCATCTCCCATCGTTTAAGCCAAACCAAAGAAATGGACGAAATTCTAGTTATAGATCACCACAGAATTGTGGAGCGGGGTAATTTTGAGGAGCTGATTGAAGCGAAAGGCTTGTTTTGGAAAATGTATCAGACAGAAATTGCAGGTAGGAATGAAGATTACCTGATTGCGGTCAGATAG
- a CDS encoding ferredoxin, with translation MPKIIHYRDKCIGCNICFEMQPEYWRLSRKDGKATLVNGILKNQTHVLEITESEVVLCEETASHCPVKVIKVL, from the coding sequence ATGCCTAAGATTATTCATTACAGAGACAAATGTATAGGCTGCAATATTTGCTTTGAAATGCAACCCGAATATTGGCGACTTTCCAGAAAAGATGGAAAAGCAACTTTGGTAAACGGCATATTAAAGAATCAAACCCATGTTTTGGAAATAACGGAATCAGAAGTTGTTTTGTGTGAAGAAACGGCCAGTCATTGTCCGGTAAAAGTGATTAAGGTATTGTAG
- a CDS encoding DUF3822 family protein produces the protein MLGLVNQDNIYLVSKLGSIQLKPVEREELIESQKWVSAISISRKFMLRPAGLTEVSVSLPFPVYPSEQLATQEDKPLPYVTDFVIQNKVKPAFLDIRHISAYLKEFSTDVQCTERTCTFIAILANTAVVIVKRLEDFLFFNIYDFDDSLELLYYITMVFENLDLDREDARIVLMGEIREGSQLYNQFKIYFRNLSVDESNFFARFSTN, from the coding sequence ATGTTAGGACTTGTCAATCAGGATAATATATATTTAGTTTCTAAACTTGGGTCCATCCAACTAAAACCCGTTGAAAGAGAAGAACTCATAGAATCTCAAAAATGGGTATCTGCCATTTCCATCAGCCGAAAATTTATGCTCAGACCTGCAGGTTTAACCGAAGTATCAGTTTCTCTCCCGTTTCCTGTCTATCCTTCTGAACAATTAGCGACCCAGGAAGACAAACCCTTACCTTATGTAACAGATTTCGTTATCCAGAACAAAGTAAAGCCGGCATTCCTGGATATCCGTCACATTTCAGCTTATTTGAAGGAGTTTTCAACGGATGTTCAATGTACCGAAAGGACCTGCACATTTATTGCTATTCTGGCAAACACTGCGGTGGTCATTGTCAAACGTCTGGAAGACTTTTTGTTTTTCAATATCTATGATTTTGATGACTCTTTAGAATTGTTGTATTACATCACCATGGTTTTTGAAAATCTGGATCTCGACAGAGAAGATGCCCGAATTGTGCTGATGGGTGAGATCCGGGAAGGTTCACAACTTTACAACCAATTCAAAATTTATTTTAGAAATCTAAGTGTGGATGAATCCAATTTCTTTGCACGGTTTTCTACCAATTAA
- a CDS encoding divalent metal cation transporter, protein MNTPRNKSPRLLKFWKLLGPGLVTGASDDDPSGIATYSQAGAAYGLSTLWTSILAFPLMAAIQQMCARIGLVTSQGLTGTLKKHYPKPILYLMVLFSFPAIVMNIGADIAGMGAVGNMLFPQINETYFSVVFTLLLLGLIIYLPYGKIAATLKYLCIAMLVYFIVPFLYKQDIVHIFKSTFIPTIKFDKEFIAILVGILGTTISPYLFFWQASVEVEEMKTKKKHLVVNKKIIHDMTQDVDFGMTFSGLVMYFIILTTGTVLFQGGIHQIDTVEQAAMALKPLAGNMAYLLFAIGVIGTGLIAIPVLSGSLSYIFAETFGWEQGLDKKFHEAKAFYLIIAISLILGLSLNYIGISPIKALIYTAILYGLTAPVLIAIILHISNNKKIMGIYVNGRTTNILGFTALFIMTLAAGTLIYLQLGGI, encoded by the coding sequence ATGAACACCCCAAGAAATAAATCCCCAAGATTGTTGAAATTTTGGAAATTACTTGGCCCGGGACTTGTCACCGGAGCAAGCGATGATGACCCTTCAGGCATAGCCACCTATTCTCAGGCAGGAGCTGCTTATGGGCTTTCGACCTTATGGACTTCCATTCTGGCATTTCCTTTGATGGCTGCCATCCAACAAATGTGCGCACGCATAGGGCTGGTCACAAGTCAGGGATTGACCGGCACCTTAAAAAAACATTACCCGAAACCAATATTGTACCTTATGGTTTTGTTTAGTTTTCCGGCTATCGTGATGAATATCGGAGCTGACATAGCGGGAATGGGCGCTGTAGGCAATATGTTGTTCCCTCAAATAAATGAGACCTACTTCAGTGTGGTCTTTACGCTCCTCCTGCTTGGTTTGATTATTTATCTACCTTATGGAAAAATAGCAGCCACACTTAAATATTTATGCATTGCCATGCTGGTGTATTTTATCGTTCCCTTTTTATATAAACAGGATATCGTTCACATATTTAAATCCACCTTCATCCCAACCATAAAATTCGATAAAGAGTTTATTGCCATACTTGTAGGAATTTTGGGAACCACCATTTCGCCTTACCTCTTTTTTTGGCAGGCCTCCGTGGAAGTGGAGGAAATGAAAACCAAAAAGAAACATCTGGTGGTGAATAAGAAAATTATTCATGACATGACACAAGATGTTGATTTTGGGATGACATTTTCCGGTCTGGTAATGTACTTCATCATTTTGACCACGGGCACTGTTTTGTTTCAGGGTGGCATACATCAAATCGACACCGTCGAACAAGCAGCCATGGCACTTAAGCCACTCGCAGGCAATATGGCCTATTTGCTTTTTGCCATTGGTGTTATAGGTACAGGACTGATTGCAATTCCTGTGTTAAGCGGTTCGCTTTCCTACATTTTTGCCGAGACTTTTGGTTGGGAACAAGGATTGGATAAAAAATTTCATGAAGCTAAAGCATTTTATCTGATCATCGCCATATCCCTAATTTTGGGACTCTCTCTTAATTACATTGGCATCTCACCCATAAAAGCACTCATCTATACTGCAATTTTGTATGGCCTTACTGCCCCGGTTTTAATTGCCATCATCCTACACATTTCCAACAATAAAAAGATCATGGGCATTTATGTAAACGGACGCACTACAAACATTCTGGGATTTACAGCGCTATTCATTATGACCCTCGCAGCAGGAACCTTGATTTATCTGCAACTGGGCGGAATTTAA
- the fbp gene encoding class 1 fructose-bisphosphatase, translating to MFRRNTLDEFIVQSQQNFSDSSGEFSGLLRHLGIAAKIVNRVVNKAGLMDILGVEGNINTSGDAVQKLDIFANDLMIEYLRNSGICAGVASEELEDFISFNNARPGSSNYVVVIDPLDGSSNIDVNISVGTIFGIYRRVTNERGPLILGDFCQKGTELVASGYVLYGTSTMMVYTYGDGVNGFTYDRGVGEFCLSHPQMKIPEYGTQYSINQGYYKQFSPGIKAYLDECAEKNYMLRYIGSMVADVHRTICLGGVFLYPLTKKNPQGKLRILYECNPLSYVIEQAGGISVNEEKQRIMEIPVHELHQRSSIIIGSKKNVEEVLEKL from the coding sequence ATGTTCAGAAGGAATACATTGGATGAATTTATCGTTCAGAGTCAACAAAATTTTTCTGATTCAAGCGGAGAGTTTTCCGGATTGTTGCGTCACCTTGGCATTGCCGCCAAAATTGTAAACAGGGTGGTCAATAAAGCCGGTTTGATGGATATTCTGGGCGTGGAAGGAAACATCAACACATCAGGAGATGCGGTGCAAAAATTGGACATCTTTGCCAATGACCTGATGATTGAATATCTTCGCAATTCCGGTATTTGTGCCGGTGTGGCCTCAGAGGAACTGGAAGATTTTATTTCTTTTAACAATGCCAGACCGGGCTCTTCAAATTATGTAGTCGTTATTGATCCTTTAGATGGTTCTTCCAATATTGATGTAAATATTTCAGTAGGAACGATCTTTGGTATTTACCGTAGGGTTACTAATGAACGAGGGCCATTGATTTTGGGTGATTTTTGCCAAAAAGGCACTGAACTGGTAGCATCAGGTTATGTTCTGTATGGCACTTCTACAATGATGGTGTACACTTATGGGGATGGTGTAAATGGGTTTACCTATGATCGGGGTGTTGGTGAATTTTGTCTTAGCCATCCCCAAATGAAAATTCCGGAATACGGAACTCAATATTCCATTAACCAGGGATACTATAAGCAGTTTAGTCCGGGAATCAAGGCTTATCTTGATGAGTGTGCGGAAAAAAATTATATGTTGCGTTACATAGGATCCATGGTAGCAGATGTACATCGCACCATTTGTCTTGGTGGCGTGTTTCTGTATCCGCTAACCAAGAAAAATCCTCAAGGCAAACTAAGAATCTTATATGAATGCAATCCTTTGAGTTATGTCATAGAACAGGCAGGAGGTATAAGTGTAAATGAAGAAAAGCAAAGAATTATGGAAATTCCGGTGCATGAATTGCACCAACGCAGTTCTATCATCATCGGATCTAAGAAAAATGTCGAAGAAGTTTTAGAGAAATTGTAA
- a CDS encoding U32 family peptidase → MTNPKKPELLSPAGSFESLHAAIRGGADAIYFGVEQLNMRTKSIPPFTIADIKEVAAVCKAGHVKANLTLNTVIYDYDMQLARKIVKTCVQEGIDAVIASDFAVFEICREEGMPLHISTQANVSNIDSVAFFSQMADVIVLARELTLKQIEGITKEIKRRGIRGKSGELMKIETFIHGALCMAVSGKCYLSLHEMNASANRGACVQNCRRPYLVTDLETGNELLIDNEYIMSPKDLCTIDFMDELIGAGIDVFKIEGRTKSADYVYTTTKCYREAIDSVLQGTYNEERIECWRKELDKVYNRGFWEGYYLGRKLGAWTRNPGSSATEKKVYVAKATRYYPKIHVAEFLLESGSIEEGETVMIIGRDTGADKVVLDPLMVNGVRNNKANRGDKITFHFERKIRAKDKLYKVVTENA, encoded by the coding sequence ATGACAAACCCCAAAAAACCGGAGTTGCTTTCACCTGCAGGGTCTTTTGAGTCTTTGCATGCCGCTATCCGGGGAGGAGCAGATGCAATTTATTTTGGTGTAGAACAACTCAACATGCGCACCAAATCTATACCTCCTTTTACCATTGCCGATATCAAAGAGGTAGCCGCTGTTTGCAAAGCTGGTCATGTCAAGGCCAATCTTACTTTAAATACAGTGATCTATGATTATGACATGCAATTGGCCAGAAAGATTGTAAAAACTTGCGTTCAGGAAGGGATCGATGCGGTCATTGCTTCAGATTTTGCAGTGTTCGAAATTTGCAGGGAAGAGGGAATGCCACTTCACATCAGTACCCAGGCAAATGTCAGCAACATTGATTCTGTGGCTTTTTTTTCACAAATGGCGGATGTAATAGTTTTGGCAAGAGAATTGACCCTGAAGCAAATTGAAGGCATCACAAAAGAAATTAAACGGAGAGGAATTAGAGGGAAATCCGGAGAATTGATGAAAATAGAAACGTTCATTCATGGTGCGCTGTGCATGGCAGTTTCAGGTAAATGTTATTTAAGCCTGCACGAAATGAATGCCTCGGCAAACAGAGGAGCTTGCGTACAGAATTGCAGACGACCCTATTTAGTTACAGATCTGGAGACCGGTAATGAATTGTTGATAGACAACGAATACATAATGTCTCCAAAGGATTTGTGCACCATTGATTTTATGGACGAACTCATTGGTGCAGGAATTGATGTATTTAAAATCGAGGGTAGAACAAAATCTGCAGATTATGTATACACCACTACAAAATGTTACCGGGAAGCGATTGATTCGGTTTTGCAAGGAACATACAATGAGGAGCGCATAGAATGTTGGCGAAAGGAATTAGACAAAGTGTACAATCGGGGATTTTGGGAAGGGTACTATCTGGGAAGAAAACTTGGAGCCTGGACTAGGAATCCCGGATCTTCTGCCACTGAAAAAAAAGTTTATGTTGCCAAAGCCACCAGGTACTATCCAAAAATCCATGTTGCCGAATTTTTACTGGAATCAGGAAGTATTGAAGAGGGAGAAACAGTAATGATCATTGGCCGGGATACTGGTGCAGATAAGGTGGTCTTAGACCCATTGATGGTAAATGGAGTGCGCAACAATAAGGCAAATCGGGGCGATAAGATTACCTTCCATTTTGAAAGAAAAATCAGGGCAAAAGACAAATTATATAAAGTGGTAACAGAAAATGCCTAA